Proteins encoded within one genomic window of Glandiceps talaboti chromosome 3, keGlaTala1.1, whole genome shotgun sequence:
- the LOC144433296 gene encoding DNA polymerase theta-like, producing the protein MKKLSQTWRQQKPNVGNYGNKGLVGTGTSYYEPMGSETRMERSTKCEERTKTVVTTVQRRKRLGQHTVFVAKPNMCKFQPQVDKACDGSRDQEKKDKNVFAIPRRSPRLQNASRSRLPPKSEDGFPRNLQQNKENFPRAAGSTEDMERRDLLSVSSLSIASLESDLDEDVLMAANQIEQDYNTHLHNNDSNQGNSNQGGSSSMVSQQKTDEQNHGNVDVYCCTPNRNNAEDKSKCAPSMGHKNTKFDNCTKIDKPETRQHPSCQVSKPKQQMSQVSTNKSKMQTQSNNATAISTKDKFCHNKPRINNTTLVNHTNDTFTTQSKKQITSNGNYPHTCENHGMKEIHVSTVDRDKTSSAATGNNINIPKTHKGRTDKKGIPPVYDCPQVADNSQDDSLPSIVNPKQLFAGIWQNSETDEHSEQLTTVHCVDSQSPGYSSDNKITNREKANDKNLAISTADNSNRKGTSQGFPTCVLEAENVTLESQTSVSINPNTSPSSSTPNKLLLSSWGLPDVVLKSYHSKGITQMFDWQAECLSQERVLSGSNLVYSAPTSAGKTMVAELLILKRVLETKQKAIVILPFVSVAREKMFYLQTMFQEAGVRVEGYMGNQSPAGGFNTLDVAVCTIEKANSLVNRLLEENKLDQLGMIVVDELHMVGDSHRGYLLELLLTKIKYVSSKVQPNNTSNDRTENKTKHNPIQIIGMSATLPNLDLLAKWLEADLYKTDFRPVPLTECIKIGSTIYNSEMKKLSEISETMQVAGDDEHIIPLCFETISQGHSVLIFCPTKNWCEKLSEMIAKQIYKLLSNPPGFRKASEVLPTQFNREGLTDVIEQLKRTPVGIDSVLKRTVPYAVAYHHAGLTFDERDIIEGAFRQGMLKILIATSTLSSGVNLPARRVIIRTPMFNRSVLDTLTYKQMSGRAGRKGVDTQGESILVCKTSEKSKGTTLLRSQLPSVQSCLIKQKGEGTTSSMKRAILEVIVSGVASTPDEVTRYAGSTLLAASLDTQSDQSNDNTQQSIQCCVRFLEDNEFIRLERINNGDSVQKYHASQLGSATLSSSLSPDEALLVFAELQRARKSFVLENELHIIYQVTPIYDQGISPDWYQYLAIWESLSTDKKRVGELVGVEERFLARTVQRGTSTVTTKQQRLLAIHKRFYTAMLLEELVNEAPLNVLSRKYGVTKGQLQSLQQSAATFAGMVTVFCNRLGWFNLEILLAQFQSRLNFGVQRELCELVRISLLNGQRARVLYNGGYHSLAVIAQTSPTDIEHLLRNAVPFQSTRKADHEEEYEAAERRKSRCIWATGKKGLTESEAAKLIVSEAKQLVQQDVGLLGIQWKPGNVSLNTSTGGSRSRMNTPINGPSKSMSRSSSERKAILSRVRGRRKSKSPKNETMKCKSTDDRTAPVVILSPPGKSKNVASGRKQTVTVDIHTMEQNSDGSNTKVGSLTACKAQVIDSDDKVKPGNSDTGLTRHSATSELIGLHQPCPQQHQHSDPCIQNTHIVDICKTRQTIQKKAGLPSDCQKMGDRVRQHKTCSSEVEELCESRKRKLAKDENCRTSNSRRLDEALEQVTANEEQGEETACKQDKSLKASLVIVDKLSTQMDLELQDKNGIYDQNDERRPNQNLDMATGEDNCALQENRHDVESLDMYDDIDISMASIDHNLELGAGRTTEMQGVQNQHPTTSADMEVVDTQSLYCSQDVSMTSVDSQVMKYMSNFCTQRDVNSEHVSPSHRQDIAISTSCATMQNKDETTTMLYAQLQKQDVSMAGEKDSKKNDKLGTEHLVSKHLINKMSECASPLLVVPGPTNLKANNRMNRNVCPEGEAPKDGCSYDNLQEDLVLAMDMSETFHSTCTDNAALTQNMISSTPIQKDNENVHTPKISLYSQRLIEVQEQTDVLDSISPVPRGNLGIQTNKDQAVVPYSQLANDLAIAADMSDSFSLSDMGFTQSVPKLCFDEPDVQNPSINIHDGINAVSTESGTNHGHVQVSSEGTSTVKDTSKFSPGTVAILDMFAGYKSPPKSSRKAISTLGKTQSTLNQQQKNETSSSVKDMTSKNPSSSGVVGKTRRKRKSDEGDPRKAKHTEDLVSPKRNCPSVTNDSGSDVIPPTPPDECSLNKTPQFMRGTEGFANNRFSPFFLRTQKTANVKDTHRSVQETKLLNSNINTVAQITHQDDVATQQDLNLCLDISTQDLDVSPTPKMPCTKEPDVLPQSPKIQCTSELTPSPSIPCTDGSFTIIDVCADTQLFETFLTEWRSKTKYSLSVACEKHCPTQPGGGIGAKFNKAKVSHSPVDGFLVDGEDLVLTGLSVCWGDKDAYYVSLQSNTTNGDVDDSMAAPPLDTNLSVTKRLDRIKPILESSQNKHRQTVTKVLYGAKQQFKILSTSCGVLLSGRCQDPKVACWLLDPGVKEKNLHRMVHQFLPSESHLLEGIGGGIGTGGLGVVVQNPGSARMRATVESVTVFALMNQLTCNLQTEGLYKAFTQVEMPSLMTLARMELNGMGFSDRECETQKNIMMAKLAALEEQAYKSVNHSFCLTSPDDIAQVLYVELKLPPNGDPAMPQNRRTLGTTNRGRQRLPKQFSTAKDILQKLKAFHSLPGIILEWRRINSAMSKVVYPLQKEKVSNCKLQMDRIYGVCQIHTATGRVTMSEPNLQNIPKDFEIEMPTVIGESPTQGSDSVSMAHTGKRQGRASRTRHRQTTQSAGCTDGVQGNAFSVSMRHAFVPYKGGVMLAADYSQLELRIIAHLCKDKKLLRILSSGGDVFKLIAAEWKALSPDEVNDKQRQQAKQVCYGMIYGIGAKALAEQLDVSEDDAGYFIESFKTKYSGLKTYMKETIAFCKEHGYVQTIQGRKRFLPAIHDAIIHSRNHAERQAVNTTVQGSAADLVKIAMVNIDNKLSEVFPATKKPHRVKNETSNDSNSQRRRSKRLHSSIVGNPSGGYLVLQLHDELIYEVNQEDVLQVAQIVKTEMEQAIKLSVALPVKVKVGPTWGRLETFSM; encoded by the exons ATGAAGAAGCTGTCACAAACATGGCGGCAACAGAAGCCAAATGTcggtaactatggtaacaaggGATTGGTTGGTACTGGTACCAGCTATTATGAGCCAATGGGAAGTGAGACGAGAATGGAAAGATCTACTAAGTGTGAAGAAAGAACAAAGACAGTGGTGACAACAGTACAAAGGAGAAAGAGGCTCGGCCAACATACTGTGTTTGTTGCCAAACCAAACATGTGCAAGTTTCAACCTCAAGTTGACAAAGCATGTGATGGGTCTCGAGATCAAGAGAAGaaagataaaaatgtatttgccATACCGAGAAGATCACCTAGGTTACAAAATGCTAGCCGTTCAAGACTTCCACCAAAATCTGAAGATGGGTTTCCCAGAAACTTACAGCAAAACAAGGAAAATTTTCCCAGGGCTGCAGGCAGCACTGAGGATATGGAGAGAAGAGACTTGCTTTCTGTGAGTTCTTTATCAATTGCCAGTCTTGAATCTGATTTGGATGAAGATGTCTTAATGGCAGCCAACCAAATAGAGCAAGATTACAatacacatttacataacaatgatAGTAACCAAGGTAACAGTAACCAGGGAGGCAGCTCTTCTATGGTTTCGCAACAAAAAACTGATGAACAGAATCATGGGAATGTCGATGTTTATTGTTGCACCCCTAACAGGAACAATGCAGAAGATAAAAGCAAATGTGCACCCAGTATGGGACATAAAAACACAAAGTTTGACAATTGTACTAAAATTGATAAACCAGAAACTCGACAGCATCCATCTTGTCAAGTTAGCAAGCCCAAACAACAGATGTCGCAAGTTTCAACAAATAAGAGTAAAATGCAAACGCAGTCGAACAATGCTACTGCAATTTCCACCAAGGATAAGTTTTGTCATAATAAACCAAGAATTAACAACACCACTCTAGTGAACCACACCAATGATACATTTACAACCCAGTCGAAGAAGCAAATCACTTCTAATGGAAATTATCCACACACATGTGAAAACCATGGCATGAAGGAAATACACGTCTCAACTGTTGATAGAGACAAGACATCCTCAGCAGCGACAGGAAACAATATTAACATCCCTAAGACTCACAAGGGTCGGACAGACAAAAAAGGAATCCCACCAGTGTATGACTGCCCTCAAGTGGCAGACAATAGTCAGGATGACAGTTTACCATCGATTGTCAATCCCAAACAACTATTCGCAGGAATTTGGCAGAACTCAGAAACTGATGAACATAGTGAACAACTCACTACAGTACACTGTGTTGACTCACAAAGTCCAGGTTATAGCAGTGATAATAAAATTACTAATCGAGAAAAAGCCAACGACAAGAACTTGGCTATCAGTACAGCGGATAACAGCAATAGAAAGGGAACTTCACAAG gatTCCCTACATGCGTACTTGAAGCCGAGAATGTAACACTTGAATCTCAGACCTCTGTATCTATCAACCCAAATACTtctccatcatcatcaacaccaAACAAACTGTTACTATCATCTTGGGGTCTTCCTGACGTAGTCTTGAAGTCTTACCACAGTAAAGGTATCACTCAGATGTTTGATTGGCAGGCAGAGTGTCTGAGTCAGGAGAGAGTCTTGTCTGGTAGTAATTTGGTCTATTCAGCTCCTACTAGTGCTGGTAAAACCATGGTGGCTGAGTTGTTGATATTGAAGAGAGTATTAGAAACCAAGCAAAAAGCTATCGTTATCCTTCCATTTGTCTCTGTGGCAAGAGAAAAAATGTTCTATTTACAG ACGATGTTCCAGGAAGCTGGTGTCAGAGTGGAAGGCTATATGGGGAACCAATCACCAGCTGGTGGCTTCAATACTCTAGATGTAGCTGTATGTACTATAGAAAAAGCTAACAGTCTAGTCAATAGATTGCTGGAAGAAAATAAATTAGATCAACTAG GTATGATTGTGGTAGATGAATTACACATGGTAGGGGACTCTCACAGAGGTTACTTACTGGAGTTACTACTGACCAAGATTAAATATGTCAGCAGTAAAGTACAACCTAACAACACCTCCAATGATAG AactgaaaacaagacaaaacacaATCCCATCCAGATAATCGGCATGAGTGCCACCCTACCTAACCTTGACCTTCTAGCCAAATGGCTGGAAGCTGACCTCTACAAGACAGATTTTAGACCAGTACCTTTAACTGAATGCATCAAGATTGGTTCAACCATCTACAACTCTGAGATGAAGAAACTGAGTGAGATCAGTGAAACCATGCAAGTTGCTGGAGATGATGAACACATTATCCCGTTATGCTTTGAAACGATATCACAGGGACATTCTGTATTGATATTCTGTCCCACTAAAAACTGGTGTGAAAAGTTGTCTGAGATGATAGCTAAACAGATCTATAAA CTTCTTTCTAATCCTCCAGGTTTCAGGAAAGCATCTGAAGTACTTCCAACTCAGTTCAACAGAGAAGGTTTAACTGACGTGATAGAACAATTGAAAAGAACTCCTGTCGGTATAGATTCTGTGTTGAAGAGAACAGTGCCGTATGCTGTGGCCTATCACCATGCAG GTCTTACCTTTGATGAGAGAGATATCATAGAGGGCGCCTTCAGACAAGGAATGTTAAAGATTCTGATAGCAACATCAACATTGTCATCCGGTGTCAATCTACCTGCTAGGAGAGTTATAATTAGAACACCAATGTTCAACAGAAGTGTTTTAGATACACTCACATATAAACAGATGTCTGGCAGAGCTGGTAGGAAAGGAGTCGACACTCAAG GTGAAAGTATCCTAGTATGTAAGACAAGTGAAAAGAGTAAAGGAACCACACTACTGAGATCACAGCTTCCCTCGGTACAAAGCTGTCTCATCAAACAGAAAGGAGAAGGAACCACTTCCAGCATGAAAAGGGCTATTTTAGAG GTGATAGTTAGTGGAGTGGCATCAACACCAGATGAAGTGACAAGATATGCTGGTAGTACATTACTTGCCGCTAGTTTGGATACTCAAAGTGATCAAAGTAATGACAACACACAACAAAGTATACAGTGCTGTGTTAGGTTTCTAGAAGATAATGAATTCATTCGACTTGAAAGGATCAACAATGGTGA CAGTGTTCAGAAATATCATGCCAGTCAGTTAGGTTCTGCCACACTCTCCTCATCACTCTCTCCTGATGAAGCTTTGCTTGTATTTGCTGAACTACAAAGAGCACGGAAGAGTTTTGTTCTTGAAAATGAACTCCATATAATTTACCAG GTCACTCCTATATATGACCAAGGAATTTCCCCCGACTGGTACCAATATCTCGCTATTTGGGAATCGCTCTCAACCGACAAAAAACGGGTCGGTGAACTGGTAGGAGTAGAAGAGCGTTTCCTTGCTCGGACTGTCCAACGAGGTACATCAACAGTAACCACCAAACAACAGAGATTGTTAGCTATACACAAACGATTCTACACTGCTATGTTATTAGAAGAACTTGTCAATGAAGCACCATTAAATGTACTGTCCAGAAAGTATGGAGTCACAAAAGGACAGTTACAGTCTCTACAACAATCAGCTGCTACTTTTGCAG GTATGGTGACTGTATTCTGTAATAGACTGGGTTGGTTCAATCTAGAGATATTGTTAGCTCAGTTCCAAAGCAGATTGAATTTTGGAGTACAGCGAGAACTGTGTGAGTTGGTACGTATATCTCTACTGAATGGACAGAGGGCCAGAGTTTTGTACAATGGTGGTTATCATTCATTGGCAGTTATAGCTCAGACCAGTCCTACCGACATCGAACACTTGCTGAGGAACGCTGTTCCATTTCAAAG CACTAGGAAGGCTGACCATGAAGAAGAATATGAGGCAGCTGAGAGGAGAAAATCACGCTGTATCTGGGCTACTGGCAAGAAAGGGTTGACAGAGTCTGAGGCAGCCAAATTAATCGTATCAGAAGCCAAACAACTTGTGCAGCAAGATGTAGGCTTACTGGGTATACAGTGGAAACCAGGTAATGTTAGTCTGAACACAAGTACTGGAGGGTCAAGGTCAAGGATGAATACTCCTATTAATGGTCCATCAAAGTCAATGTCAAGATCCTCTAGTGAAAGGAAGGCTATCCTGAGTAGGGTTAGGGGAAGAAGGAAAAGCAAGTCACCAAAGAatgaaaccatgaaatgtaaaagTACAGATGATAGAACTGCACCTGTTGTTATTCTGTCACCACCTGGCAAATCTAAGAATGTTGCATCTGGTAGAAAACAGACCGTCACCGTTGACATCCATACAATGGAACAAAACTCAGATGGTAGTAACACCAAAGTAGGAAGCTTGACTGCTTGTAAGGCACAAGTAATAGATAGTGATGATAAAGTAAAACCTGGCAATAGTGATACTGGTTTAACACGACATAGTGCTACATCTGAACTGATTGGCTTGCATCAACCATGCCCACAGCAACACCAACACTCTGATCCATGTATTCAGAACACTCACATTGTTGACATCTGCAAGACAAGACAAACGATTCAAAAGAAGGCTGGTTTACCATCTGATTGTCAGAAGATGGGTGACAGAGTAAGACAACACAAAACTTGCTCCTCTGAAGTTGAAGAGCTATGTGAAAGCAGAAAGAGAAAGTTAGCCAAGGATGAAAACTGCAGGACAAGCAATTCTCGTAGACTTGATGAAGCTCTGGAACAAGTAACTGCTAATGAAGAGCAGGGAGAAGAGACAGCTTGTAAACAGGACAAATCATTGAAAGCCAGTCTAGTCATTGTAGATAAGCTGTCAACACAGATGGATTTAGAATTACAAGACAAAAATGGTATTTATGATCAGAATGATGAAAGACGTCCAAACCAGAACCTAGACATGGCTACAGGTGAAGATAACTGTGCATTGCAGGAAAACAGACATGATGTAGAGAGTCTTGATATGTATGATGACATTGATATTAGTATGGCTTCCATAGATCATAACCTTGAACTTGGAGCTGGAAGGACAACGGAGATGCAAGGTGTCCAAAATCAGCATCCAACAACTTCAGCTGATATGGAGGTCGTAGACACACAGAGTTTGTACTGTAGTCAGGACGTGAGTATGACTTCAGTTGACTCACAAGTTATGAAGTATATGTCGAATTTCTGTACACAGAGAGATGTCAATTCTGAGCATGTGTCACCTAGTCACAGGCAGGATATTGCAATCTCTACATCATGTGCTACAATGCAGAATAAGGATGAAACAACGACCATGCTGTATGCACAACTGCAGAAACAAGATGTCAGCATGGCTGGTGAAAAAGACAGTAAGAAAAATGACAAACTAGGAACTGAACATCTCGTATCAAAACATCTGATAAACAAGATGTCTGAGTGTGCTTCTCCCTTGTTGGTTGTGCCTGGACCGACAAATCTTAAAGCAAACAATCGAATGAACAGAAATGTATGCCCTGAAGGTGAGGCTCCAAAAGATGGATGTTCCTACGACAATTTGCAGGAAGATTTGGTACTAGCTATGGATATGAGTGAGACATTCCATAGCACCTGTACAGATAATGCTGCACTGACACAGAATATGATAAGCAGTACTCCAATTCAAAAAGACAATGAGAACGTCCACACACCAAAAATTAGCCTGTATAGTCAGAGACTAATTGAAGTACAAGAACAGACCGATGTCTTGGATAGCATTAGTCCCGTACCAAGGGGAAATCTAGGAATCCAAACTAACAAAGATCAAGCTGTAGTGCCATATTCTCAGTTAGCCAATGACCTAGCCATAGCTGCAGATATGAGTGACTCGTTTTCACTCAGTGACATGGGATTCACACAATCTGTTCCAAAGCTCTGTTTCGATGAACCAGATGTACAAAACCCCAGCATTAACATACACGACGGCATCAATGCAGTATCTACAGAGAGTGGAACTAATCATGGCCATGTACAAGTTTCATCTGAAGGTACAAGTACTGTGAAAGATACATCCAAGTTTAGTCCTGGTACTGTGGCCATTCTGGATATGTTTGCCGGGTACAAAAGTCCACCAAAGTCAAGCAGAAAAGCCATCTCCACTCTCGGCAAGACTCAATCAACTTTGAATCAGCAACAGAAAAATGAAACTTCTAGTAGCGTAAAAGACATGACCTCAAAGAACCCCAGTAGCAGTGGAGTAGTTGGCAAAACAAGGCGGAAACGAAAAAGTGATGAAGGAGATCCCAGGAAAGCAAAACACACCGAGGACCTTGTCAGTCCAAAACGTAATTGCCCAAGTGTAACAAATGACAGTGGGAGTGATGTCATTCCCCCCACTCCACCAGATGAATGCAGTCTTAATAAGACACCACAGTTTATGCGTGGCACAGAAGGCTTTGCCAACAATCGATTCTCACCCTTCTTTTTGAGAACACAAAAGACTGCAAATGTTAAAGACACTCATAGAAGTGTTCAAGAAACAAAATTACTGAATTCCAATATAAACACTGTTGCTCAAATAACACATCAAGATGATGTAGCTACACAGCAGGATTTGAATCTTTGTTTAGACATCAGTACCCAGGACCTTGATGTCTCACCTACTCCCAAAATGCCATGCACCAAAGAGCCTGATGTTTTACCCCAATCTCCAAAGATACAATGCACAAGTGAACTGACACCATCTCCTAGCATTCCTTGCACTGATGGTAGTTTTACCATTATTGATGTGTGTGCTGATACTCAACTATTTGAGACATTTTTGACAGAATGGagaagtaaaacaaaatattcactcTCTGTGGCCTGTGAGAAACACTGCCCTACACAGCCTGGTGGTGGTATTGGTGCTAAATTCAACAAAG CTAAAGTAAGTCATTCGCCTGTTGATGGCTTTCTCGTGGATGGTGAAGACTTGGTATTGACTGGTTTGTCTGTATGTTGGGGTGATAAAGATGCTTACTATGTCAGTTTGCAATCTAATACAACTAATG GTGATGTTGATGACAGTATGGCAGCCCCTCCACTGGATACCAACCTTTCAGTGACAAAGAGATTGGATAGAATTAAACCTATACTAGAATcatcacaaaataaacatagaCAAACAGTAACTAAAGTACTCTATGGTGCCAAACAACAG TTCAAGATTTTATCTACCAGCTGTGGAGTTTTACTAAGTGGTAGATGTCAAGACCCAAAGGTAGCATGTTGGTTACTTGACCCAGGGGTCAAGGAGAAGAATCTACACAGAATGGTTCATCAGTTTCTACCATCAGAAAGTCACCTACTGGAAG GTATTGGtggtggtattggtactggtggtCTTGGTGTGGTAGTCCAGAATCCAGGTAGTGCTAGGATGAGAGCCACGGTAGAGTCAGTTACAGTATTTGCATTGATGAATCAGCTGACATGTAACTTACAAACTGAAGGACTGTATAAAGCTTTTACTCAG gtTGAGATGCCATCGTTGATGACTCTAGCTAGAATGGAACTCAATGGTATGGGTTTTAGTGACAGGGAGTGtgaaacacaaaaaaatatcatgatGGCCAAACTGGCTGCATTAGAAGAACAGGCATACAAGTCGGTCAATCACAGCTTCTGTCTCACATCACCTGATGACATTGCCCAG GTTCTGTACGTCGAATTGAAGTTACCTCCAAATGGTGATCCAGCAATGCCGCAAAACAGGAGAACTTTAGGAACAACCAATAGAGGGCGCCAAAGACTCCCCAAGCAATTCAGCACAGCTAAGGACATACTGCAGAAACTGAAAGCTTTCCACTCTTTACCAGGAATCATTCTAGAATGGAGGAGAATCAACTCAGCTATGTCCAAAGTAGTCTATCCCTTACAAAAAGAGAAAGTGTCTAATTGTAAATTACAAATGGATAGAATCTATGGAGTGTGTCAGATACATACTGCTACAG GTAGAGTTACTATGTCAGAACCCAACCTACAAAACATACCCAAAGACTTTGAGATAGAGATGCCAACTGTTATCGGTGAAAGTCCAACCCAAGGCAGTGATTCTGTTAGTATGGCTCACACTGGTAAACGTCAAGGCAGGGCCAGTAGGACTAGACATAGACAGACCACACAGTCCGCTGGGTGTACTGATGGTGTACAAGGCAATGCTTTCTCTGTTAGTATGAGACATGCATTTGTACCTTACAAAG GAGGTGTTATGTTAGCAGCAGATTACTCCCAACTAGAGCTACGTATCATTGCCCATCTATGCAAAGATAAGAAATTGTTAAGAATACTGAGCAGTGGTGGCGATGTATTCAAACTGATTGCTGCTGAATGGAAGGCACTGTCACCTGATGAAGTCAATGATAAACAAAGACAGCAAGCCAAACAG GTTTGTTATGGTATGATCTATGGTATTGGAGCCAAGGCACTGGCTGAACAGTTGGATGTATCTGAAGATGATGCTGGTTACTTCATTGAAAGTTTTAAAACTAAGTACTCAG GATTGAAAACATACATGAAAGAAACCATCGCGTTCTGCAAGGAACACGGCTATGTGCAAACTATTCAAGGCAGAAAGAGATTTCTACCTGCCATACATGATGCTATCATTCACTCTAGAAACCATGCTGAGAGACAGGCCGTCAACACCACAGTTCAAGGCTCTGCTGCTGACCTGGTGAAAATTGCAATGGTCAATATTGATAACAAGCTGAGTGAAGTATTCCCAGCAACTAAGAAACCCCATAGAGTGAAGAATGAAACTAGTAATG ATTCCAACTCCCAACGACGAAGAAGCAAGCGACTACATTCATCAATCGTTGGCAACCCCTCTGGTGGCTATCTTGTCCTTCAGTTACATGATGAACTGATTTATGAAGTCAACCAGGAAGACGTTCTCCAGGTGGCACAGATTGTGAAAACAGAAATGGAACAAGCTATAAAGTTGTCGGTTGCACTTCCAGTAAAAGTTAAAGTTGGACCAACATGGGGACGTCTAGAAACATTCTCTATGTAA